In Elaeis guineensis isolate ETL-2024a chromosome 1, EG11, whole genome shotgun sequence, a genomic segment contains:
- the LOC105040114 gene encoding transcription factor PHYTOCHROME INTERACTING FACTOR-LIKE 15 isoform X2, whose amino-acid sequence MPLSQYHQSTSKDKAEAAQARMNNCSADLFTMPDHEFAELLWENGSIVMQAHPSRPKRSSFPTTFSSHAAGVHEKDGRDAGSPKASRFDAMEPMVNDFSPAAPSAHVGVNAQDDDMVPWISYPIEEPLPKDALQNDYCSEFLNEFPGANLNSPSAYNKPIATDGSFGLGQDIRNSHNVEHERASKAFAESSEPSRDRTSHLFQFSQHCQSSAPNSESIATDTEIGDCTKTRLQNPDPSSPKPPQLNGSMLNFSHFSRPTMLAKANLHGVDGKRTDEKASAPLNGNTVESTLIESASVFKSATEVRGLSASVPPKMVMRSSVKPPQEVIPVERSEAICEQDASGKNNSKVLPNNGSKPADQLASSNVALRRHETEKAPEAVVASSSVCSANSAGAASNDAQKGEKRRSHEGEESGYQSEDFEDMSVGLRKPATGRGTSAKRSRAAEVHNLSERRRRDRINEKMRALQELIPNCNKTDKASMLDEAIEYLKTLQMQVQIMSMNSGLCMPPLLHPPGMQHMHAPAMVRYSPMGVGMGMGIGYGYGMGMYDMNGSPSCSMIPLPHMHGPQFPCSSIPASLGLHGMPRSVNHQMFGFPGQGGPLSIPRPSLFGSLSGLSARANSVPEITAPTTCPISASDTAPTSIPVDQQQQNMEALHGSGIDDSQIQTPNQ is encoded by the exons ATGCCTCTCTCCCAATACCATCAATCGACATCAAAGGATAAGGCGGAAGCCGCACAAGCAAGAATGAACAATTGCTCAGCTGATCTATTCACCAT GCCTGATCACGAATTTGCTGAGCTACTGTGGGAGAATGGCTCGATTGTGATGCAGGCCCACCCCAGTAGGCCTAAGAGGAGCTCCTTCCCCACTACCTTTTCTTCCCATGCCGCTGGAGTTCATGAGAAGGATGGCAGGGATGCCGGCAGTCCAAAGGCTTCCCGGTTTGATGCAATGGAACCCATGGTTAATGACTTCTCGCCTGCGGCACCTTCTGCCCATGTTGGCGTCAATGCTCAAGATGATGATATGGTCCCATGGATCAGCTACCCTATCGAGGAACCACTTCCAAAGGATGCTCTCCAGAATGATTACTGCTCGGAGTTCTTGAATGAATTCCCGGGGGCCAATCTGAATTCTCCTTCTGCTTATAACAAGCCCATAGCTACTGATGGAAGCTTTGGTTTAGGGCAAGATATCAGGAATTCCCACAATGTGGAACATGAGCGTGCTTCGAAAGCATTTGCAGAGAGTTCAGAACCCAGTAGGGATAGGACTAGCCACTTGTTCCAATTCTCACAGCATTGCCAGAGTTCAGCTCCAAATTCCGAATCAATAGCTACAGACACTGAGATCGGTGATTGCACGAAAACTCGTCTGCAGAACCCAGATCCTTCAAGTCCCAAGCCACCACAGCTGAATGGTAGCATGCTGAATTTCTCCCATTTCTCAAGACCCACCATGCTGGCCAAGGCCAATCTCCATGGTGTTGATGGAAAGAGAACTGATGAGAAGGCGTCTGCACCCTTGAATGGTAATACTGTGGAGTCGACATTGATCGAGTCTGCTAGTGTTTTCAAGAGTGCTACAGAGGTTCGAGGCCTATCAGCTTCAGTTCCTCCCAAGATGGTGATGCGGTCATCTGTCAAGCCTCCCCAAGAGGTGATTCCTGTCGAGCGGTCAGAGGCTATTTGTGAACAAGATGCTTCAGGGAAGAATAATTCAAAAGTCCTTCCTAACAATGGTAGCAAACCGGCTGATCAACTTGCAAGCTCAAATGTGGCCTTAAGAAGGCATGAAACTGAAAAAGCTCCTGAAGCAGTTGTTGCATCGTCTTCTGTGTGCTCGGCTAATAGTGCAGGCGCAGCATCCAATGATGCTCAAAAGGGAGAAAAGAGGAGAAGTCATGAAGGAGAAGAATCAGGGTACCAGAGTGAA GATTTTGAAGATATGTCAGTGGGGTTAAGAAAACCTGCAACCGGACGAGGGACGAGTGCAAAGAGAAGTCGCGCTGCGGAAGTACATAATTTATCAGAAAGA AGGCGAAGGGATAGGATCAACGAGAAAATGCGTGCGCTACAAGAGCTGATACCCAATTGTAATAAG ACGGACAAAGCTTCAATGCTTGACGAGGCCATCGAGTATCTTAAAACACTTCAGATGCAAGTTCAG ATCATGTCCATGAATAGTGGATTATGCATGCCTCCATTGTTGCATCCTCCTGGTATGCAACACATGCATGCGCCAGCCATGGTTCGTTACTCACCGATGGGTGTAGGGATGGGAATGGGTATCGGATATGGCTATGGAATGGGAATGTATGACATGAATGGCTCCCCTAGTTGCTCGATGATCCCTCTGCCACATATGCATGGACCACAGTTCCCTTGCTCCTCCATTCCAGCATCGCTGGGCTTGCATGGCATGCCTCGATCTGTCAACCATCAGATGTTTGGATTCCCAGGGCAGGGTGGCCCTTTGTCAATTCCCCGGCCATCTCTATTTGGTTCTTTGTCAGGGCTTTCTGCTAGGGCAAACTCGGTGCCTGAGATTACAGCGCCAACAACTTGTCCAATTTCAGCTTCAGATACAGCTCCTACTTCAATTCCAGTGGATCAGCAGCAACAAAACATGGAAGCATTACATGGATCAGGCATCGATGACTCACAGATTCAGACTCCTAATCAG TGA
- the LOC105040114 gene encoding transcription factor PHYTOCHROME INTERACTING FACTOR-LIKE 15 isoform X1, with product MPLSQYHQSTSKDKAEAAQARMNNCSADLFTMPDHEFAELLWENGSIVMQAHPSRPKRSSFPTTFSSHAAGVHEKDGRDAGSPKASRFDAMEPMVNDFSPAAPSAHVGVNAQDDDMVPWISYPIEEPLPKDALQNDYCSEFLNEFPGANLNSPSAYNKPIATDGSFGLGQDIRNSHNVEHERASKAFAESSEPSRDRTSHLFQFSQHCQSSAPNSESIATDTEIGDCTKTRLQNPDPSSPKPPQLNGSMLNFSHFSRPTMLAKANLHGVDGKRTDEKASAPLNGNTVESTLIESASVFKSATEVRGLSASVPPKMVMRSSVKPPQEVIPVERSEAICEQDASGKNNSKVLPNNGSKPADQLASSNVALRRHETEKAPEAVVASSSVCSANSAGAASNDAQKGEKRRSHEGEESGYQSEDFEDMSVGLRKPATGRGTSAKRSRAAEVHNLSERRRRDRINEKMRALQELIPNCNKTDKASMLDEAIEYLKTLQMQVQIMSMNSGLCMPPLLHPPGMQHMHAPAMVRYSPMGVGMGMGIGYGYGMGMYDMNGSPSCSMIPLPHMHGPQFPCSSIPASLGLHGMPRSVNHQMFGFPGQGGPLSIPRPSLFGSLSGLSARANSVPEITAPTTCPISASDTAPTSIPVDQQQQNMEALHGSGIDDSQIQTPNQAVKKLF from the exons ATGCCTCTCTCCCAATACCATCAATCGACATCAAAGGATAAGGCGGAAGCCGCACAAGCAAGAATGAACAATTGCTCAGCTGATCTATTCACCAT GCCTGATCACGAATTTGCTGAGCTACTGTGGGAGAATGGCTCGATTGTGATGCAGGCCCACCCCAGTAGGCCTAAGAGGAGCTCCTTCCCCACTACCTTTTCTTCCCATGCCGCTGGAGTTCATGAGAAGGATGGCAGGGATGCCGGCAGTCCAAAGGCTTCCCGGTTTGATGCAATGGAACCCATGGTTAATGACTTCTCGCCTGCGGCACCTTCTGCCCATGTTGGCGTCAATGCTCAAGATGATGATATGGTCCCATGGATCAGCTACCCTATCGAGGAACCACTTCCAAAGGATGCTCTCCAGAATGATTACTGCTCGGAGTTCTTGAATGAATTCCCGGGGGCCAATCTGAATTCTCCTTCTGCTTATAACAAGCCCATAGCTACTGATGGAAGCTTTGGTTTAGGGCAAGATATCAGGAATTCCCACAATGTGGAACATGAGCGTGCTTCGAAAGCATTTGCAGAGAGTTCAGAACCCAGTAGGGATAGGACTAGCCACTTGTTCCAATTCTCACAGCATTGCCAGAGTTCAGCTCCAAATTCCGAATCAATAGCTACAGACACTGAGATCGGTGATTGCACGAAAACTCGTCTGCAGAACCCAGATCCTTCAAGTCCCAAGCCACCACAGCTGAATGGTAGCATGCTGAATTTCTCCCATTTCTCAAGACCCACCATGCTGGCCAAGGCCAATCTCCATGGTGTTGATGGAAAGAGAACTGATGAGAAGGCGTCTGCACCCTTGAATGGTAATACTGTGGAGTCGACATTGATCGAGTCTGCTAGTGTTTTCAAGAGTGCTACAGAGGTTCGAGGCCTATCAGCTTCAGTTCCTCCCAAGATGGTGATGCGGTCATCTGTCAAGCCTCCCCAAGAGGTGATTCCTGTCGAGCGGTCAGAGGCTATTTGTGAACAAGATGCTTCAGGGAAGAATAATTCAAAAGTCCTTCCTAACAATGGTAGCAAACCGGCTGATCAACTTGCAAGCTCAAATGTGGCCTTAAGAAGGCATGAAACTGAAAAAGCTCCTGAAGCAGTTGTTGCATCGTCTTCTGTGTGCTCGGCTAATAGTGCAGGCGCAGCATCCAATGATGCTCAAAAGGGAGAAAAGAGGAGAAGTCATGAAGGAGAAGAATCAGGGTACCAGAGTGAA GATTTTGAAGATATGTCAGTGGGGTTAAGAAAACCTGCAACCGGACGAGGGACGAGTGCAAAGAGAAGTCGCGCTGCGGAAGTACATAATTTATCAGAAAGA AGGCGAAGGGATAGGATCAACGAGAAAATGCGTGCGCTACAAGAGCTGATACCCAATTGTAATAAG ACGGACAAAGCTTCAATGCTTGACGAGGCCATCGAGTATCTTAAAACACTTCAGATGCAAGTTCAG ATCATGTCCATGAATAGTGGATTATGCATGCCTCCATTGTTGCATCCTCCTGGTATGCAACACATGCATGCGCCAGCCATGGTTCGTTACTCACCGATGGGTGTAGGGATGGGAATGGGTATCGGATATGGCTATGGAATGGGAATGTATGACATGAATGGCTCCCCTAGTTGCTCGATGATCCCTCTGCCACATATGCATGGACCACAGTTCCCTTGCTCCTCCATTCCAGCATCGCTGGGCTTGCATGGCATGCCTCGATCTGTCAACCATCAGATGTTTGGATTCCCAGGGCAGGGTGGCCCTTTGTCAATTCCCCGGCCATCTCTATTTGGTTCTTTGTCAGGGCTTTCTGCTAGGGCAAACTCGGTGCCTGAGATTACAGCGCCAACAACTTGTCCAATTTCAGCTTCAGATACAGCTCCTACTTCAATTCCAGTGGATCAGCAGCAACAAAACATGGAAGCATTACATGGATCAGGCATCGATGACTCACAGATTCAGACTCCTAATCAG GCAGTGAAGAAATTATTTTAA